One genomic region from Leptospira tipperaryensis encodes:
- a CDS encoding penicillin-binding transpeptidase domain-containing protein: MPRFLFYLWNTIFTHARIFFILICIQFSLYSETSNGLRFQYLDSAIRNFENENSQSKSSVLILEMESGIVRYLFRPEMAIEKKFGPGSLLKTFSALIFLKYKSELAFSPSEKIHCEGRFYPEETMDISKGDLSRFHLPQDQNGKRYLRCSLREGHGRVDLEQALIQSCNVYFLKNASKNPELFYSKLRSDFDLTNSAQSRLKPYKETPGNFEESPTNLRRVSSSIGEGGFLLSPLKVSQLYASIWSSGPRLSPSWETSEKRIKVGDNPFSDKNIHFVLSALASVPKIGTLKELKTFDDSKIEIVGAKTGTGTIYTKKYETHGWITLCFKMKRKNYILTAFVEKGSGSKQAQRLVLKILNEIGKQDNLSWRKE; the protein is encoded by the coding sequence TTGCCTCGGTTTCTTTTTTATCTTTGGAATACGATTTTTACTCACGCGAGGATATTTTTTATTCTCATCTGTATTCAATTTTCATTGTATTCTGAAACTTCCAACGGACTTCGATTTCAATATTTGGATTCGGCAATTCGAAACTTCGAAAACGAAAATTCTCAGTCAAAGTCTTCGGTTTTGATTCTTGAAATGGAATCGGGAATCGTTCGTTATTTATTTCGTCCCGAAATGGCGATTGAAAAAAAATTCGGTCCGGGTTCCCTTTTGAAAACGTTTTCAGCTCTTATCTTTTTAAAATACAAGAGCGAGTTGGCTTTTTCACCTTCGGAGAAAATTCATTGTGAAGGTCGATTTTATCCCGAAGAGACGATGGATATTTCAAAAGGCGATCTATCTCGTTTTCATCTTCCGCAAGATCAAAATGGAAAGAGATATTTACGATGTTCCTTGAGAGAAGGTCACGGCCGAGTGGATCTCGAACAAGCGTTGATTCAATCCTGCAACGTTTATTTTTTAAAAAATGCGAGTAAGAATCCGGAGCTCTTCTATTCGAAACTGAGATCTGATTTCGATTTAACGAATTCCGCTCAATCCAGATTGAAACCGTACAAAGAAACTCCGGGAAACTTTGAAGAATCGCCTACAAATCTGAGAAGGGTGAGTTCGTCGATCGGAGAAGGCGGTTTCTTATTGAGTCCGTTGAAGGTTTCTCAATTGTATGCTTCCATCTGGTCTTCAGGACCGAGGCTTTCTCCTTCTTGGGAAACCTCCGAAAAAAGAATCAAAGTCGGCGATAACCCGTTCTCCGATAAGAACATTCATTTTGTCTTATCCGCTTTAGCCTCCGTTCCAAAAATCGGAACTCTCAAAGAACTCAAAACTTTCGACGATTCTAAGATTGAAATCGTAGGAGCAAAGACAGGCACCGGCACGATCTATACAAAAAAATACGAAACACACGGCTGGATTACTTTGTGTTTTAAGATGAAAAGAAAAAACTATATCCTGACCGCCTTTGTGGAAAAAGGCTCGGGAAGTAAACAAGCACAACGTTTGGTTTTAAAAATCCTGAACGAGATCGGAAAACAAGACAACCTCTCTTGGAGAAAAGAATGA
- the murA gene encoding UDP-N-acetylglucosamine 1-carboxyvinyltransferase, giving the protein MSSSYFKIIGKTPLHGTVVPQGNKNEALPLLGAVCMVPGTVRISNIPMISDVLMLMEVLRHLGMEITEEEPGTFLFKHDGNLKNQLPEELCSRIRGAVTLAGPILAMTGRVFLPKPGGDKIGRRRLDTHLLALQALGASIEVFPDGYEIKADRLRGTDILMDEASVTGTENAVMAAVFAEGTTILRHAASEPHVQRLCQFLNSAGAKISGIGSNILTIEGVTSLKPPQKDHKIGSDYLEVGSFISLAAVTGGEIMIRDVELEDIRMIRMVYSRLGIEVRPHENGILVPADQKMEIIPDYHGATPKIDDSPWPGFPADMTSVALVTATQCRGTVLIHEKMFESRLFFVDNIIAMGAQIILCDPHRAIVIGHSRLYGQKVASPDIRAGMAMIIAALCAEGTSYIHNIGQIDRGFENIDTRLRTLGARIERVKED; this is encoded by the coding sequence ATGAGTTCTTCGTATTTTAAGATCATTGGAAAGACCCCTCTTCATGGAACCGTGGTTCCACAGGGAAATAAAAATGAGGCTCTACCCTTATTGGGCGCCGTGTGTATGGTTCCCGGAACCGTTCGAATCAGCAATATTCCGATGATCTCCGACGTTCTTATGCTCATGGAAGTACTCCGTCATCTTGGGATGGAAATCACGGAAGAAGAACCCGGCACTTTTTTATTCAAACACGACGGTAATCTGAAAAACCAACTTCCCGAAGAACTCTGTTCTCGGATTCGAGGAGCGGTTACGTTAGCCGGTCCGATTCTCGCGATGACCGGTCGTGTGTTTCTTCCAAAACCGGGAGGAGATAAGATCGGCAGAAGAAGGCTCGACACTCATCTTCTCGCCTTACAAGCATTAGGCGCAAGCATCGAAGTATTTCCCGACGGTTACGAAATCAAAGCCGATCGACTCCGAGGAACGGACATCCTTATGGACGAAGCCTCCGTTACCGGAACCGAGAACGCGGTGATGGCTGCGGTCTTTGCGGAAGGAACAACAATTCTGAGACACGCAGCGAGCGAACCTCACGTTCAACGACTCTGTCAGTTTCTAAATTCCGCGGGAGCAAAAATTTCCGGAATCGGTTCCAACATTCTCACGATCGAAGGTGTGACTTCTTTAAAGCCGCCCCAAAAAGATCATAAGATCGGGTCCGATTATTTGGAAGTCGGTTCCTTTATCAGCTTAGCCGCAGTAACGGGCGGAGAAATTATGATTCGTGACGTGGAACTCGAAGACATTCGAATGATAAGAATGGTTTATTCCCGTCTTGGAATCGAAGTGCGTCCGCATGAAAATGGAATCTTGGTTCCAGCGGATCAGAAGATGGAAATTATTCCCGATTATCACGGAGCCACGCCGAAGATAGACGATTCTCCTTGGCCTGGATTTCCTGCGGATATGACTTCGGTCGCGCTCGTGACAGCAACACAATGTAGAGGAACCGTTTTGATCCATGAGAAAATGTTTGAGTCAAGACTCTTCTTCGTGGATAATATCATCGCTATGGGCGCACAGATCATCCTCTGTGACCCGCACAGAGCCATCGTGATCGGACATTCTCGACTTTATGGGCAAAAGGTCGCGAGCCCCGATATCCGCGCCGGTATGGCGATGATCATCGCTGCATTGTGTGCGGAAGGAACGAGTTATATTCACAACATCGGACAGATCGACCGCGGTTTTGAAAACATCGACACTCGCCTACGCACGTTAGGCGCGAGAATTGAACGAGTAAAAGAAGATTGA
- a CDS encoding YfaP family protein: MKLRILNSIKTPFLFFLVVFTFSTVSSQSLIIDSPNGGFTTERIQKISGSVSGLTGDRITIVLNGIPQTVPVSGGRFSMNAVVAPGNNLVEIKAGKASEKISFFAKVPPRDIKVVLIWDTQTDVDLWVIDPKGEKCFYSHPSTQSGGNLDVDVVDGFGPETFTMAKALPGNYSVQVQYYGSYDKPITRVNAYVVLYEGKSNEKRMQFQFVMTKSQQVYHLANFEIEPEN, translated from the coding sequence ATGAAACTAAGAATTCTAAACTCGATCAAAACCCCGTTCTTATTTTTTCTCGTGGTCTTTACGTTTTCAACCGTGTCTTCTCAATCGTTGATAATCGATTCTCCAAACGGGGGATTTACTACCGAGAGAATTCAAAAAATTTCCGGATCCGTTTCCGGATTAACCGGAGACAGAATCACAATCGTACTCAACGGAATTCCTCAAACAGTTCCGGTGAGCGGTGGAAGATTTTCTATGAATGCCGTTGTTGCGCCGGGAAACAACCTCGTCGAAATCAAAGCGGGAAAAGCTTCCGAAAAGATTTCCTTTTTTGCAAAGGTTCCGCCGAGAGATATCAAGGTGGTTTTGATCTGGGATACGCAGACCGACGTGGATCTTTGGGTGATTGATCCGAAAGGGGAGAAATGTTTTTATTCACATCCATCCACACAATCGGGTGGAAATTTGGACGTGGATGTCGTCGACGGTTTTGGTCCTGAAACCTTTACGATGGCAAAGGCTCTGCCTGGAAATTATTCGGTCCAGGTTCAATACTACGGTTCTTATGATAAGCCCATTACTCGTGTGAATGCGTATGTCGTCCTTTACGAAGGTAAGTCCAACGAAAAACGAATGCAATTTCAGTTTGTGATGACTAAATCGCAACAAGTATATCATCTTGCAAATTTTGAAATCGAACCGGAGAATTGA
- a CDS encoding SpoIID/LytB domain-containing protein, whose protein sequence is MILRIWYSCILLGFLLLTKPVWTDSIPSKIRVGILSKYSPDEIKIHYSNAKVFAGDHLIVKNQATLQLKSKANRINIRYESKKFSEEFLSFLGGRYEISFPNQKDLFRYSGNLEITSINGKLRLILSIPKEEYTQTATESEFGMLFQSNPENAAADWQKEFKSAAEIVVLSYALSNLNRHKTEGYDLCDLTHCLQYSGRMEWKTKVQKDSLSNFVLKDSNGKILEAFFHSSCGGNLSHPSVLWKNYKSEENIFRSGKDIWKKNQILCDSSPHSHWESVIRRSELEEALGLKKIIHLQPILRESRATEILAETENGKSVIPISLFLSKIGKRLGWNQIKSNDFKIENSQNGFLIQGKGFGHGIGLCQYGAREMAYQGAKSSEILRFYFPKARLEKL, encoded by the coding sequence ATGATTTTAAGAATCTGGTATTCCTGTATTCTCCTTGGATTTTTACTTTTAACAAAACCTGTTTGGACAGACTCGATTCCTTCCAAAATTCGAGTCGGAATTTTATCCAAGTATTCTCCTGACGAAATCAAGATTCATTATTCCAACGCAAAGGTCTTTGCAGGCGATCACCTCATCGTAAAAAATCAGGCGACGTTACAATTAAAATCGAAGGCGAATCGAATCAACATTCGTTATGAATCAAAAAAATTTTCCGAAGAGTTTCTGAGTTTTTTAGGAGGAAGATACGAAATTTCTTTCCCAAATCAGAAAGATCTTTTTCGTTATTCTGGAAATTTAGAAATCACTTCCATAAACGGAAAGTTGCGCCTCATTTTATCCATTCCAAAAGAAGAATATACTCAAACCGCTACCGAGTCCGAGTTCGGAATGTTGTTTCAGTCAAATCCGGAGAACGCCGCCGCAGATTGGCAAAAAGAATTCAAATCCGCTGCCGAGATCGTCGTTCTTTCTTACGCCCTCTCCAATTTAAACCGCCACAAAACGGAAGGTTACGATCTTTGCGATCTCACTCACTGTCTCCAGTATTCCGGAAGAATGGAATGGAAAACAAAAGTTCAAAAGGATTCTTTATCGAATTTTGTTTTAAAGGATTCAAACGGGAAAATCTTGGAGGCATTCTTTCATTCCTCTTGCGGTGGAAATCTTTCTCATCCCTCCGTGTTGTGGAAGAATTATAAAAGTGAAGAAAACATATTTCGTTCCGGTAAAGATATCTGGAAAAAAAATCAAATCCTCTGCGACTCTTCTCCTCATTCTCATTGGGAAAGTGTGATCCGTCGCTCCGAACTCGAGGAGGCTCTGGGATTAAAAAAGATAATCCATCTACAACCGATTCTAAGAGAATCCAGGGCCACTGAAATTTTAGCGGAAACAGAAAACGGAAAATCCGTGATCCCGATCTCTTTGTTTCTTTCAAAAATCGGGAAACGACTAGGATGGAATCAAATCAAAAGTAACGACTTCAAAATCGAAAACTCGCAAAATGGATTTTTAATCCAAGGGAAAGGATTCGGACACGGAATCGGTCTCTGTCAATATGGTGCAAGAGAAATGGCCTACCAAGGAGCCAAGTCTTCTGAGATCTTAAGGTTTTATTTTCCAAAAGCAAGGTTGGAAAAACTTTGA
- a CDS encoding 4Fe-4S dicluster domain-containing protein, which produces MNRKDFFKKGLARMLDLAQESAADIASGFKEITSDPIQQPAPKKKVKKNSKKETSFLLPHQVKSTRKKKIRNIQAPPGALDETEFLKKCTGCGDCIYACPYSVLFPVFDETSEKHIPRMDVNLNACMLCKDWPCIKACKDEALLPLTEAPKFGQAKGIFEFCLNHKTGEATCSNCKDSCPVEGVVNFKGIKPSFSKACTGCGQCVSACPTFPRAIRIQ; this is translated from the coding sequence TTGAACCGAAAGGATTTTTTTAAAAAGGGTCTGGCGAGAATGCTGGACCTCGCCCAAGAAAGTGCGGCGGACATCGCGTCCGGTTTTAAAGAAATCACATCCGATCCTATCCAACAACCGGCTCCTAAAAAAAAAGTTAAGAAGAATTCGAAGAAGGAAACTTCCTTTTTACTTCCTCATCAAGTTAAATCGACTCGAAAGAAAAAAATTCGGAACATACAAGCTCCACCCGGTGCGTTAGACGAAACCGAGTTCTTAAAAAAGTGCACCGGTTGCGGAGATTGTATCTACGCGTGTCCTTACAGCGTTTTGTTTCCCGTTTTCGACGAAACCTCCGAAAAACACATTCCAAGAATGGACGTAAACTTAAATGCTTGTATGCTCTGTAAAGATTGGCCTTGTATCAAAGCGTGCAAGGACGAAGCCCTTCTACCCTTAACAGAAGCTCCTAAGTTCGGACAAGCAAAAGGAATTTTCGAGTTTTGTCTCAACCACAAAACGGGAGAAGCGACTTGTTCCAATTGTAAGGACAGTTGTCCCGTGGAAGGCGTGGTTAATTTTAAGGGAATCAAACCTTCTTTTTCAAAAGCGTGCACGGGTTGCGGTCAGTGTGTTTCCGCTTGTCCTACATTTCCAAGGGCGATTCGAATTCAATAA
- a CDS encoding alpha-2-macroglobulin family protein translates to MKRVQNLILWLSFGIVLVLGIAYRFPISGSPNFYLGTDRSFGPGEKPYINLEGNGRADYEFRIYKIADPQAFLSKKVKERLIQENNEGAFGNPIALFSRTMDKFERNFRSVARKEFNSSTRSALKDTLGVNYEAPSKEKTLAVSSILPEHELVSTFFVPSVASSWAYRRIPVPVQENGVYLVEGVSGSNIAYTVLVRSGLNFLVKQASSETFVYVARKDTGEPVGDADLNLFSLETGSIFHSSKTASDGTFLYKGNTPVKTLILAKKGGEYAVSDPEFYSSSFYGEGGARAYIYTERPVYRPGDTVYFKGVVRNFNRDDYRIASGAATVSIHSEDGESPLPVIPVSISGDQGTFSGEFQIPNEESIKLGNFTLVLNFQDKTFQTEFSVEAYVKPTFLVTVNVPKSNFLQKEEVNATVKARYYYGQPLSGKEVQFRVFRKPKFDYSPVGKMNFDASADYLEQAGQSDKQELVHSGTGSLDKKGIYSIKFKPNKVEGDSIYTVIASVQSEDLTLDGATSFSVNRSAFFLKMEKDQSVYEPGKESKLTVKLVPYDKTLSEEARKKEIQGRKVELVLYNREIQHSSEGGRSKISKTSATTNASGSADVSFQIPKRGQYIVTAETEDGDGNETKSETFFWASSVSDSIDIPFKDINLKPSKDLYSVGENAEILVLSPISNGHVVLTVEGNRIFKSQVVKMNGNALKYSVKISPEMSPNFTLSAVQFSGSDVYKSQVRIVAPPEEKFIKVDLVSVSKVYRPGDKAEIKLKTTGLGGKAVPAEISVAVVDEAIYQIKEEKIPNIGTFFYHPRRNNVQTTLASSYKFFGYSEEKRLKLALGKKGESGYSAIKNEEQNRDRFKDTSFWNAKVKTSSDGTAVVSFVLPDNLTSWRVTAIAITADTKVGRGQTNFVTKKDLMILGGLPRYILKGESQKVSATISNQTNRKLPVNVTLKMEGLKAIGPETVNINLEPGQNQSVQFTVQAAQDPKIKLAKLNILASGGGVSDSIRSEIPLKVWGSPRVSSDSLGLNRGTGSGILKLNVTKELADPHLEIRLSPATLPALKQSLEYLADYPYGCVEQTMSRFYPLLSAQKAGFINSRIQKELPKMIDVGLKRVQALQRSDGGFGWFEGNSESDILMSAYVLKALAISQKNGAKVTSNTIYRARNFLYSSLERGDVSDNVKSHILNALSESGSLENSLVESLYKSESKLNFYAKALLGLTLFNQGKKTEASRLFKKAMEESGFGKTPFLKLASYGKNPNWEEDKIEGLSSLLSLGIRLNENEGVLENLASTILTNRNGYAWNNSRDTSLAVLSLSEYLTVLRETDSSAEIEIKLNGTTLKSATVSPKSEDGELFKIVVANDLIHSGENRVEVIKKDGPVFYATASLFYKDRSKKISSYSNGIQVQRKYFKVKPGSDGSGIDVSESKAFSTGDIVLVELNVSKEGNPDSYFMIEDVLLPGFSFLQRDAEYLSGDRKVEYDSRQIFDDRAVFFTGGPNKDFTVRYFLRAEVGGKYKAIPARAYLMYYPEVTGASSDDEIKVD, encoded by the coding sequence ATGAAACGCGTTCAAAATTTGATTCTTTGGTTGTCTTTCGGGATCGTATTGGTTTTGGGGATAGCGTATCGATTTCCAATTTCGGGAAGTCCGAATTTTTATTTGGGCACGGATCGAAGTTTTGGTCCGGGAGAAAAACCGTATATCAACTTGGAAGGCAACGGCCGAGCGGATTACGAATTTAGAATTTATAAAATCGCCGATCCTCAAGCCTTTCTTTCTAAAAAAGTAAAAGAAAGATTGATTCAAGAGAATAACGAAGGCGCCTTCGGAAATCCAATCGCGCTTTTTTCCCGGACGATGGATAAGTTTGAAAGAAACTTTAGATCCGTCGCGAGAAAAGAATTTAATTCTTCCACTCGTTCCGCATTAAAAGATACGTTAGGCGTTAATTACGAAGCTCCGTCGAAAGAAAAAACTTTAGCGGTTTCTTCGATTCTTCCGGAACACGAACTGGTATCTACATTCTTCGTTCCCAGCGTCGCGTCTTCTTGGGCTTATAGAAGAATTCCAGTTCCAGTTCAAGAAAACGGCGTCTATCTCGTGGAAGGAGTTTCCGGTTCGAACATCGCTTATACCGTTCTTGTAAGATCCGGTTTGAACTTCTTAGTAAAACAAGCCAGTTCCGAAACGTTTGTCTACGTCGCAAGAAAAGATACGGGTGAACCCGTCGGCGACGCGGATCTGAATTTGTTCAGTCTTGAAACGGGAAGTATATTCCATTCTTCTAAAACTGCATCCGACGGAACCTTTTTATATAAAGGAAATACTCCGGTTAAAACTTTAATCTTGGCAAAGAAGGGCGGAGAATACGCCGTGTCCGATCCTGAATTCTATTCCAGTTCTTTCTACGGAGAAGGTGGAGCCAGAGCTTATATTTATACGGAACGACCCGTTTATAGACCGGGGGATACGGTTTACTTCAAAGGAGTTGTTCGCAATTTCAACCGAGACGATTATAGAATCGCTTCGGGTGCGGCCACCGTTTCCATTCATTCCGAAGACGGAGAAAGTCCTCTTCCCGTTATTCCAGTTTCCATTTCGGGAGATCAAGGAACCTTTTCAGGAGAATTTCAAATTCCGAATGAAGAATCGATCAAACTCGGTAACTTCACTCTTGTCTTGAACTTTCAAGATAAAACGTTTCAAACAGAATTCTCCGTAGAAGCTTACGTCAAACCTACCTTTCTCGTTACCGTAAACGTACCGAAATCAAATTTTCTGCAAAAGGAAGAAGTCAACGCAACCGTAAAGGCGCGATATTATTACGGGCAACCTTTGAGCGGCAAAGAAGTTCAATTTCGTGTTTTTAGAAAACCGAAGTTCGATTATTCGCCGGTCGGCAAGATGAACTTTGACGCGAGCGCCGATTATCTGGAACAAGCGGGTCAGAGCGACAAACAAGAGTTAGTTCACAGTGGAACCGGTTCTTTGGATAAAAAGGGAATTTATTCTATAAAATTTAAGCCGAACAAAGTGGAAGGCGATTCGATCTATACGGTCATTGCTTCGGTTCAATCCGAAGATCTTACACTCGACGGGGCTACTTCGTTTTCGGTAAATAGAAGCGCCTTCTTTTTGAAAATGGAGAAAGACCAATCCGTCTATGAACCGGGAAAAGAAAGTAAACTTACCGTCAAACTCGTTCCTTACGACAAAACGTTAAGCGAAGAGGCTCGTAAAAAAGAAATCCAAGGACGTAAGGTAGAACTCGTTCTTTACAACCGTGAAATCCAACATTCCTCCGAGGGAGGTCGTTCTAAAATTTCAAAAACTTCCGCGACCACCAATGCGTCGGGGAGCGCAGACGTTTCGTTTCAAATTCCGAAACGAGGACAATATATCGTGACTGCGGAAACTGAGGACGGAGACGGTAACGAAACCAAAAGTGAAACTTTCTTTTGGGCTTCTTCCGTATCGGATTCTATCGATATTCCTTTTAAGGACATCAATTTAAAACCGAGCAAGGATTTGTATTCCGTCGGGGAGAACGCGGAGATTCTTGTTCTAAGTCCAATTTCCAACGGCCACGTAGTTCTTACCGTGGAAGGGAATCGTATTTTTAAAAGTCAAGTCGTCAAGATGAACGGAAACGCTCTGAAGTATTCCGTAAAGATCAGTCCGGAAATGAGTCCCAACTTTACGTTATCCGCCGTTCAATTTTCCGGAAGCGACGTTTATAAGAGTCAGGTCCGAATTGTAGCGCCTCCGGAAGAAAAATTTATCAAAGTGGATTTGGTTTCAGTTAGTAAGGTTTATCGACCCGGCGATAAGGCGGAAATCAAACTCAAAACTACAGGACTCGGAGGAAAGGCGGTTCCTGCGGAAATTTCGGTCGCGGTCGTTGACGAAGCAATCTATCAAATCAAAGAAGAAAAAATTCCTAACATCGGAACTTTTTTCTATCATCCGAGAAGAAATAACGTTCAAACAACATTAGCTTCTTCTTATAAGTTTTTTGGTTACTCGGAAGAAAAACGTCTAAAGTTGGCCTTGGGTAAAAAGGGAGAATCCGGTTATTCCGCGATCAAAAACGAAGAACAGAATCGAGATCGATTTAAGGATACGAGTTTTTGGAACGCGAAGGTCAAAACTTCTTCGGATGGAACCGCAGTCGTTAGTTTCGTTTTACCGGATAATTTAACTTCGTGGAGAGTCACTGCCATCGCGATTACCGCCGATACAAAAGTCGGTCGGGGGCAAACAAACTTTGTAACAAAAAAAGATCTGATGATTCTGGGAGGATTGCCTAGATACATTCTCAAAGGAGAATCGCAAAAGGTAAGCGCTACGATTTCCAATCAGACAAATCGAAAACTTCCTGTCAACGTCACCTTAAAAATGGAAGGTCTGAAGGCGATCGGTCCTGAAACCGTAAATATCAACCTGGAACCGGGTCAGAACCAATCCGTTCAATTTACGGTTCAAGCCGCTCAGGATCCGAAAATAAAATTAGCAAAATTGAATATACTAGCTTCCGGCGGAGGTGTTTCCGATTCGATACGATCCGAAATTCCTCTCAAGGTTTGGGGATCACCTCGTGTCAGTTCGGATAGTCTCGGGTTGAACAGGGGAACCGGCTCGGGCATTTTGAAGTTAAACGTTACTAAAGAGTTGGCGGACCCACATCTTGAAATTCGATTGAGCCCCGCTACTTTGCCGGCGTTGAAACAATCTTTGGAATACTTGGCGGATTATCCTTACGGCTGTGTTGAGCAAACGATGAGTCGTTTTTATCCTCTTCTTTCCGCGCAAAAGGCAGGATTTATCAATTCTCGAATTCAAAAAGAATTACCCAAAATGATCGATGTCGGTTTGAAAAGGGTTCAAGCGTTACAAAGGAGCGACGGAGGATTCGGTTGGTTTGAAGGAAATTCCGAGAGTGATATTTTGATGTCAGCTTATGTTCTAAAAGCTTTGGCGATCAGCCAGAAAAACGGCGCGAAGGTCACGTCGAATACGATTTATAGAGCTCGAAATTTTCTCTATTCTTCCTTAGAAAGAGGAGATGTTTCGGATAACGTAAAATCTCATATTTTGAATGCGCTGAGTGAAAGCGGTTCTCTGGAAAATTCTTTGGTCGAAAGTCTTTACAAGTCCGAATCTAAGCTGAACTTCTACGCAAAAGCGTTGTTAGGTTTGACGCTATTCAACCAAGGTAAAAAGACCGAAGCTTCTCGATTGTTTAAAAAAGCGATGGAGGAAAGCGGGTTTGGAAAAACGCCGTTTTTAAAACTGGCGTCTTACGGTAAAAATCCGAATTGGGAAGAGGATAAAATCGAAGGTCTTTCTTCCTTGCTGAGTTTAGGAATTCGCTTGAATGAAAACGAAGGCGTTTTGGAAAATCTAGCATCCACCATTCTTACCAATCGAAACGGTTATGCTTGGAACAATTCCAGGGATACTTCCTTAGCGGTTCTGAGTTTGTCAGAATACCTGACGGTGCTTCGAGAAACGGATTCTTCCGCGGAGATCGAGATCAAGCTGAATGGAACTACCTTAAAAAGTGCGACCGTTTCTCCCAAATCGGAAGATGGAGAGCTTTTTAAAATCGTGGTCGCAAACGATCTCATTCATTCGGGAGAGAATCGAGTGGAAGTGATCAAGAAGGACGGCCCCGTGTTTTACGCGACCGCTTCCTTGTTTTACAAAGATCGATCCAAAAAGATTTCCTCTTACTCGAACGGAATCCAAGTGCAAAGAAAATATTTTAAGGTAAAACCGGGTTCGGACGGTTCTGGAATCGATGTTTCGGAATCCAAGGCATTTTCCACAGGCGATATCGTATTAGTGGAATTGAATGTTTCTAAGGAAGGGAATCCGGATTCTTACTTTATGATAGAAGACGTTTTGTTACCCGGTTTTTCATTTCTTCAGAGAGACGCGGAGTATCTTTCCGGAGATAGAAAGGTAGAATACGATTCACGTCAGATCTTTGACGATCGTGCGGTCTTTTTTACCGGAGGACCAAACAAGGATTTTACGGTTCGTTATTTTCTAAGAGCAGAAGTGGGCGGGAAATACAAGGCGATCCCTGCGAGAGCTTATTTGATGTATTATCCCGAAGTAACAGGAGCGAGTTCAGATGACGAAATCAAAGTGGATTAG